The following are encoded together in the Gilvimarinus sp. DA14 genome:
- a CDS encoding response regulator transcription factor, with amino-acid sequence MSVVLLAEDDERLAALVKDYLQANGLTVVVESYGLNVPRQVQSLQPDILILDLNLPGKDGITICKEVRSAYEGPVLMLTARDADADQVLGFEVGADDYVVKPAEPRILLARIHALLRRTNRAPAEVEDINIGGLAIRTSAREVSLRNEPVALSSHEFDLLLTLAKQPGKVLSREYLFTTICNRPYDGLDRTVDVRVSHLRKKLGDNSDNPARIKTVWGKGYMLVEEAW; translated from the coding sequence ATGAGTGTAGTGCTGCTAGCCGAGGATGACGAGCGTCTGGCCGCTCTGGTGAAAGACTATTTGCAGGCCAACGGATTGACCGTGGTGGTTGAATCCTACGGTTTGAATGTTCCGCGTCAGGTGCAGAGCTTACAGCCAGATATCCTGATATTGGACTTAAACCTGCCGGGCAAAGATGGCATAACCATCTGCAAAGAAGTGCGCAGTGCTTACGAAGGGCCAGTTTTAATGCTCACCGCACGCGATGCTGATGCCGATCAGGTATTGGGCTTTGAGGTCGGCGCTGATGACTATGTGGTGAAACCGGCCGAGCCGCGTATTCTGTTGGCGAGAATTCACGCGCTGTTGCGGCGCACCAATCGCGCCCCCGCCGAGGTGGAAGACATTAATATCGGCGGCCTGGCCATTCGCACCAGTGCCCGCGAGGTGTCATTGCGCAATGAGCCAGTGGCCCTTTCCAGTCACGAATTTGATTTATTACTCACCCTCGCAAAGCAGCCGGGCAAAGTCTTGAGCCGCGAGTACTTATTCACCACCATTTGCAATCGCCCCTATGATGGCCTTGATCGTACAGTCGATGTACGGGTTTCGCACCTGCGCAAAAAGCTGGGCGATAACAGCGATAACCCTGCGCGAATAAAAACGGTTTGGGGTAAAGGCTATATGCTGGTTGAAGAAGCCTGGTAG
- a CDS encoding MipA/OmpV family protein — protein sequence MIKFSPQLLLCLIGLLFAPLTWADDEYCQANPDDCMAVGSWQFSLGVGLGLRTNPLVDGDDIPLVLLPEVSYYGERFFLDTTSAGFTLIEQPRHMLNAVATLGLDQMYFNDLSLGNFVIEGTGGGFSFGGAVNSGGLGTQSDPIELAPPVDETTTPTTTDRDGPNEFFHKVNAAPREEESGPITLDDIGKRRMAALAGLEYAYYAGPAVFSLQALQDVSRVHEGQEVRAGLDYRLQGEKNLFTFAGGFVWQSDKVVDYYFGLDQSDVGEISELYYQGEDTLTPFVRIDWIKPISPSWTFQATLHNKWFGEGIKDSPLVEKSTSTTVFVGGVYHF from the coding sequence TTGATTAAATTCTCTCCACAGCTGTTACTTTGCCTGATTGGCCTGCTTTTCGCGCCGTTGACCTGGGCAGATGATGAGTACTGCCAGGCCAACCCCGATGACTGCATGGCGGTGGGAAGCTGGCAGTTTTCGCTGGGGGTAGGCCTGGGGCTGCGCACCAACCCACTGGTAGATGGCGACGATATTCCCCTGGTGCTCTTGCCGGAAGTGAGTTACTACGGCGAGCGCTTTTTTCTCGACACCACCTCTGCTGGCTTTACCCTGATTGAACAGCCCCGGCATATGCTAAACGCGGTCGCCACCCTGGGGCTGGACCAAATGTATTTTAACGATTTGAGCCTGGGTAACTTTGTCATAGAGGGAACCGGGGGCGGATTTAGCTTTGGCGGCGCGGTGAATTCGGGAGGCCTGGGGACGCAATCAGACCCCATTGAACTGGCGCCACCGGTGGATGAAACCACCACTCCCACTACCACAGACCGCGATGGCCCTAATGAGTTTTTTCATAAAGTCAACGCCGCGCCGCGTGAGGAAGAATCAGGCCCCATTACTCTGGACGATATTGGCAAGCGCCGTATGGCCGCCTTGGCTGGTTTGGAGTACGCCTATTACGCGGGGCCGGCGGTATTCAGCTTGCAGGCGCTACAGGATGTATCGCGGGTGCACGAAGGGCAGGAGGTGCGCGCGGGACTGGACTATCGTCTGCAAGGGGAAAAAAACCTGTTTACCTTTGCCGGCGGTTTTGTCTGGCAGTCCGACAAAGTGGTGGATTACTACTTTGGTTTGGACCAATCGGATGTGGGCGAGATCAGTGAGCTTTACTACCAAGGCGAAGATACACTCACGCCTTTCGTGCGTATCGATTGGATAAAGCCCATTTCACCCAGTTGGACGTTTCAGGCCACCTTGCACAACAAATGGTTTGGCGAGGGAATAAAAGATAGCCCTCTGGTAGAAAAAAGTACCTCGACCACGGTCTTCGTCGGAGGGGTGTATCATTTCTAA
- a CDS encoding DUF3019 domain-containing protein: protein MQISWSAERLFSACLYTRGSQEPMRCWERSRAGSYTSVLEAQDDIHFQLIETVAAQKKVLASAAFEVVADAQKYRRRRRNPWSFF from the coding sequence GTGCAAATAAGCTGGAGTGCCGAACGGTTGTTCTCTGCCTGCCTTTATACCCGTGGCTCGCAAGAACCTATGCGCTGTTGGGAGCGAAGTCGCGCCGGTAGCTATACATCGGTGCTTGAGGCGCAAGATGATATACACTTTCAGTTGATTGAAACCGTAGCGGCGCAGAAAAAAGTACTGGCTTCTGCTGCTTTTGAAGTGGTGGCGGATGCGCAAAAATATCGCCGTCGCCGCCGTAACCCCTGGAGCTTTTTTTGA
- a CDS encoding rhamnogalacturonan acetylesterase, producing the protein MIRKLFAPLAVVASLVASANTQAAERPTHVYMAGDSTMSIKEVKDYPETGWGVPFAYFFDETVVVDNRAKNGRSTRTFIEEGRWQAIMDDLRPGDYVIIQFGHNDQSEHKTDRYTAPADYQANLKRFITEVKKAKASPILMTPVTRRYFNEAGVIEPTHNGYDDLAREVAEQTDVFFVDMEAVTRRYFTEMGDELSKLRFMHIAPDLHPNYPVGVTDNTHFNHLGAREVAQLVLTQLKARQHPLAQRLRVPDPKHLK; encoded by the coding sequence ATGATTCGCAAGCTGTTTGCCCCTCTGGCTGTTGTTGCCTCTCTGGTCGCTTCTGCTAACACCCAAGCCGCCGAGCGCCCCACCCATGTCTACATGGCCGGTGATTCCACCATGTCGATAAAAGAAGTGAAAGATTACCCTGAAACCGGTTGGGGGGTACCTTTTGCCTATTTTTTTGATGAGACGGTCGTGGTTGATAACCGTGCAAAAAATGGCCGCAGTACCCGGACCTTTATTGAAGAGGGGCGCTGGCAAGCCATCATGGATGACTTAAGACCCGGTGACTATGTGATTATTCAGTTTGGGCACAATGATCAGTCCGAGCATAAAACGGATCGCTATACCGCTCCTGCAGACTACCAAGCTAACTTAAAGCGCTTTATCACAGAGGTGAAAAAAGCCAAGGCCTCGCCAATCTTGATGACCCCGGTGACGCGGCGTTACTTTAACGAGGCGGGTGTTATTGAGCCCACCCATAACGGTTACGATGACCTAGCGCGCGAAGTGGCAGAGCAAACCGATGTGTTTTTTGTGGACATGGAAGCTGTGACCCGCCGCTACTTCACCGAGATGGGTGACGAGCTTTCCAAGCTGCGCTTTATGCACATCGCGCCCGACTTACATCCAAACTACCCCGTAGGTGTTACCGACAATACCCACTTTAATCACTTGGGCGCTCGCGAAGTAGCCCAGCTGGTGCTGACTCAGCTAAAAGCCCGGCAGCACCCCTTGGCGCAGCGCCTGCGGGTTCCCGATCCTAAGCATCTCAAGTAA
- a CDS encoding ATP-binding protein, with protein MLKRAFFTLYVVVVLVILLAGWGLDRLYQKEANSHSVSELERALILELARQVPAIPVAQQATFLQQKLQRLSLQGRVYRRDDLAESALAEELFAGEALLLTAEGGRQLYALLPDTDWVVRVFLPQPNDSRWYGIYLALFYLLLALVIFLWVWPLVRDLRSLEEQARAFGRAGATGRRMALGARSQVYQVSLEFNRMQSRIDELLASYKEMTYAVSHELRTPLARMKFALELAQASEDEEVVARQLASLRCDVNDMDSLINQLLGYAGFEAQTQQLVMHPEPATALVDLIQDLCARIGQSHPRLEFAVDNKLAATEVVCEWPLMERVLQNLLSNAARYADKKINVELYFSDAYYTVAVEDDGPGVAPEDRARVFATFTRLKQVPEKDTKGFGLGLAIVKRVMNWHGGEVVATDPQRLKGARFECRWPLSERQGGGRLSDP; from the coding sequence ATGCTAAAGCGGGCGTTTTTTACCCTGTATGTAGTTGTGGTACTGGTTATTTTACTAGCCGGTTGGGGTCTGGATCGTCTGTACCAAAAAGAGGCTAACAGCCATTCAGTATCGGAACTGGAGCGTGCCTTAATACTGGAGTTGGCTCGGCAAGTGCCCGCGATTCCCGTCGCGCAGCAAGCAACCTTTCTGCAGCAAAAGTTACAGCGCCTGTCTTTGCAAGGGCGTGTTTATCGGCGTGATGATTTAGCAGAGAGTGCGCTGGCCGAAGAGTTGTTTGCCGGCGAGGCGCTGTTATTAACTGCTGAAGGCGGGCGGCAACTGTATGCACTCTTGCCTGATACCGATTGGGTCGTGCGAGTGTTTTTACCTCAGCCTAATGACAGCCGTTGGTACGGTATTTATTTGGCGTTGTTTTACCTGCTGTTGGCGCTGGTGATTTTTTTATGGGTGTGGCCGCTGGTGCGGGATTTGCGTTCGCTGGAAGAGCAGGCGCGCGCTTTTGGCCGCGCCGGCGCCACTGGCCGCCGGATGGCGTTGGGTGCGCGCTCGCAGGTGTATCAAGTGTCACTGGAGTTTAACCGGATGCAGTCGCGCATCGACGAGTTGCTGGCCAGTTACAAAGAGATGACCTATGCGGTATCGCACGAATTGCGCACGCCTCTGGCGCGAATGAAGTTCGCGCTTGAGCTCGCCCAGGCAAGCGAGGACGAAGAAGTCGTTGCCCGGCAGCTGGCCAGCTTGCGCTGCGATGTGAATGATATGGATTCGCTGATTAACCAACTGCTGGGGTACGCGGGTTTTGAGGCTCAGACGCAGCAGCTGGTAATGCATCCTGAGCCTGCTACGGCTCTGGTGGATTTAATTCAGGATTTGTGTGCGCGCATCGGCCAGAGCCACCCGAGGCTTGAGTTTGCCGTGGATAATAAATTGGCCGCGACAGAAGTGGTGTGTGAATGGCCTTTAATGGAGCGGGTGCTGCAGAATCTGTTAAGCAACGCGGCGCGTTATGCGGACAAAAAAATCAACGTCGAGCTCTATTTTTCGGACGCATATTATACCGTGGCGGTAGAGGATGACGGGCCAGGCGTGGCGCCAGAAGATCGAGCCCGGGTATTCGCGACTTTTACCCGTTTAAAACAGGTGCCGGAAAAAGACACTAAGGGTTTTGGTTTGGGTTTGGCGATCGTTAAAAGAGTAATGAACTGGCATGGCGGAGAGGTAGTAGCAACAGACCCGCAGCGGCTAAAAGGTGCCAGATTCGAGTGTCGCTGGCCATTAAGCGAGAGGCAGGGGGGGGGGCGGCTAAGTGATCCTTAG
- a CDS encoding amidohydrolase has translation MDDLTVCLLQSDIVSDDPDANLRLLEGYLDSAEPFDLAVLPEVFTTGFHPRARQHAEVMDGRVCAWLGEQARQRQAAITGSVVMKTAEGFYNRMLWAPDDAPLSFYDKRHLFRMAGEHERYLMGQRRVVIPYRGWRFLLQVCYDLRFPVFSRNRGDYDAVIYVANWPEARHQHWRSLLQARAIENLSYVIGVNRAGVDAYGQSYAGGSVIVAPDGELILDAGRDAVCVSAPLSASRLCEYREAFPAHLDADDFSLQD, from the coding sequence ATGGATGATCTGACAGTTTGTCTGCTGCAAAGCGATATTGTCAGTGACGACCCGGATGCCAATCTGAGGTTGCTGGAAGGTTATCTGGATTCGGCCGAGCCCTTTGATCTTGCTGTTTTGCCCGAAGTGTTTACCACCGGCTTTCACCCCAGGGCGCGCCAACATGCTGAGGTGATGGACGGCAGAGTCTGTGCCTGGCTGGGTGAGCAGGCGCGACAGCGTCAGGCGGCTATTACCGGTTCGGTGGTAATGAAAACAGCTGAGGGTTTCTACAACCGTATGTTGTGGGCGCCTGACGATGCGCCGCTCAGCTTTTACGATAAGCGTCACTTGTTTCGTATGGCCGGTGAGCACGAACGCTACCTTATGGGGCAGCGCCGCGTGGTTATACCTTATCGGGGCTGGCGTTTTTTACTACAGGTTTGCTACGACTTGCGCTTTCCTGTGTTCAGTCGCAATCGCGGCGATTACGATGCCGTCATCTATGTTGCCAATTGGCCCGAGGCTCGCCACCAACACTGGCGCAGCTTGCTGCAGGCCCGTGCGATCGAGAATTTGAGCTATGTCATAGGTGTCAATCGCGCAGGCGTCGACGCTTACGGCCAGAGTTATGCCGGGGGTAGTGTGATTGTGGCACCGGATGGCGAGCTTATTCTCGATGCCGGCAGAGATGCTGTCTGTGTCAGCGCGCCGTTGAGCGCGAGCCGTCTGTGCGAGTATCGCGAGGCCTTTCCCGCCCACCTTGATGCGGATGATTTTTCCCTGCAAGATTAG